A region of Pyxidicoccus parkwaysis DNA encodes the following proteins:
- a CDS encoding carboxypeptidase regulatory-like domain-containing protein, whose protein sequence is MPSSRVALKLVPLAWVLVLSWGPFAHALPSASTPEPQSPEPVPEPREAYACTFEVAPAEVLLRVVDVRGQPIPGARVAQGPATSWGPPRFSEDGPVTDARGEARLALRPGPDLRASVDVMAEGYAPMRASLGVAAGEQRRMDVKLWKPVSISGRVLDARGRPLPGAKVWGSKGHDHGVSAESDAKGRFTVTGIPEGWVTLSVTLSGQFIAQTRVVAPRRDVELRGAFSALDVQVLDAQGQPLPDVPVNIETVPATGFLAPVMKTDVKGRAEQAVLPVTRVRATAFWNRESFGWQTSGEVSLVAGKRHSLVLSFEGSSLRPPLTGRVVDTAGRPIAGADVMATPLAHRDPGIVRDSPESPAQFERSQTRSDAQGRFTLKDLRAGAVRVRAWHRYTLFQDVPPVQVAPGQDEVTVVLERQRAVEGRVVDPEGRPVSNFQVNDRSFSDAQGQFYDVPVPEGRTTLTFWAEGFAAELRVVDVPAGKRGRLREPIVLQRGRRVSGRVVKEDGCTPIAGAVVSLDHADAPESGVRDFVSTLTDADGRFQLGSLGEEPLFLRVAKREASIFSSALIPLVRVPVGAEEDAVTVRFTPEVSLTGVVKDNQGRPMGEAWLHADCALFPIPLDAAGRFAMHGLDGGQPCSLQVSTDDDAGPPLHFFSPRQVMLPARGTLRVELSARSGPASLKVQVPRMDMWLGLLEGEVPMPETWKQYKALRGVLRTDPCEDCRALQRHDKPGEYTFSQLPLGRYTLLVGALRPGLDGMAFVRVPVNLTAPGQTRVEVSATELRHVLELPRRPPTPPETPPSGGCGT, encoded by the coding sequence ATGCCCTCTTCACGAGTTGCGCTGAAGCTCGTCCCGCTGGCGTGGGTCCTCGTGCTGTCATGGGGCCCCTTCGCCCATGCGCTTCCTTCCGCGTCGACCCCGGAGCCGCAAAGCCCCGAGCCCGTGCCGGAGCCGCGCGAGGCGTACGCCTGCACCTTCGAAGTGGCCCCAGCCGAGGTGCTCCTGCGCGTGGTGGACGTGCGGGGGCAGCCCATCCCGGGGGCTCGGGTCGCACAGGGGCCCGCCACGTCTTGGGGGCCGCCACGCTTCTCAGAAGATGGGCCGGTGACGGACGCGAGGGGTGAGGCGCGCCTCGCGCTGCGACCGGGCCCAGACCTGCGTGCCTCCGTCGACGTCATGGCGGAGGGCTATGCGCCCATGCGCGCTTCGTTGGGAGTGGCTGCGGGCGAGCAGCGGAGGATGGACGTGAAGCTGTGGAAGCCCGTATCGATTTCGGGCCGGGTCCTGGATGCCCGCGGGCGGCCACTGCCGGGTGCGAAGGTGTGGGGCTCGAAGGGCCACGACCATGGCGTCTCCGCCGAGAGCGATGCCAAAGGACGCTTCACCGTGACCGGGATTCCCGAGGGATGGGTTACGTTGAGCGTGACGCTCAGCGGACAATTCATTGCACAGACGCGGGTCGTCGCCCCCCGGCGGGACGTGGAGCTGCGAGGTGCTTTCTCGGCTCTGGACGTGCAGGTCCTCGACGCGCAAGGGCAGCCGCTGCCCGACGTCCCCGTTAACATCGAGACTGTCCCCGCGACTGGCTTCCTCGCGCCCGTGATGAAGACCGATGTGAAGGGACGGGCCGAGCAGGCCGTGCTTCCTGTGACGCGGGTTCGCGCCACCGCCTTCTGGAACCGCGAGAGCTTCGGGTGGCAGACCTCCGGTGAGGTCTCTCTCGTCGCCGGGAAGCGCCACTCCCTGGTGCTCTCGTTCGAGGGGAGCAGTCTCCGTCCGCCGCTCACCGGCAGGGTCGTGGATACGGCCGGACGCCCCATCGCGGGAGCCGACGTGATGGCCACGCCGCTCGCGCATCGCGACCCGGGCATCGTGAGAGATTCGCCCGAGTCGCCGGCGCAGTTCGAGAGGAGCCAGACCCGCAGCGACGCACAGGGGCGCTTCACGCTGAAGGACCTGCGAGCGGGCGCGGTGCGCGTCAGGGCCTGGCATCGGTACACGCTTTTCCAGGATGTGCCCCCCGTGCAGGTGGCTCCCGGACAGGACGAAGTCACCGTGGTCCTGGAGCGCCAGCGCGCGGTCGAGGGACGGGTGGTGGACCCGGAGGGAAGGCCTGTTTCCAACTTCCAAGTGAATGACCGTTCCTTCAGCGACGCCCAGGGGCAGTTCTACGATGTGCCCGTTCCTGAAGGCCGGACGACCCTGACGTTCTGGGCGGAAGGGTTCGCGGCGGAGCTCCGCGTCGTCGATGTCCCTGCGGGGAAGCGGGGCCGGCTTCGCGAGCCCATCGTCTTGCAGCGCGGGCGCAGGGTGAGCGGACGCGTCGTGAAGGAGGACGGCTGCACGCCCATCGCCGGTGCCGTCGTCTCTCTCGACCACGCGGACGCGCCAGAGAGTGGCGTGAGAGACTTCGTGTCGACGTTGACGGACGCGGACGGGCGCTTCCAGCTCGGCTCGCTGGGGGAGGAGCCACTGTTCCTCCGCGTCGCCAAACGGGAGGCTTCCATCTTTTCAAGTGCCCTCATTCCCCTCGTGCGTGTGCCCGTGGGGGCCGAAGAGGACGCGGTGACGGTGCGCTTCACTCCCGAGGTGAGCCTCACCGGTGTGGTGAAGGACAACCAGGGACGCCCCATGGGCGAGGCGTGGCTGCACGCGGATTGCGCGCTGTTTCCCATTCCCCTCGACGCCGCGGGGCGCTTCGCGATGCATGGGTTGGATGGCGGCCAGCCGTGCTCCCTCCAGGTCAGCACGGATGACGATGCCGGGCCTCCGCTCCATTTCTTCTCTCCCCGGCAGGTCATGCTTCCCGCGCGTGGCACCTTGCGTGTGGAGCTGTCCGCTCGAAGCGGTCCGGCCTCCCTGAAGGTCCAGGTGCCCAGGATGGACATGTGGCTCGGGCTCCTGGAGGGAGAGGTCCCCATGCCGGAGACATGGAAGCAGTACAAGGCGCTACGAGGCGTCCTTCGCACCGACCCCTGCGAGGACTGCAGGGCGCTCCAACGGCACGACAAGCCTGGTGAATACACGTTCAGCCAGCTTCCGCTCGGCCGATACACGCTGCTGGTGGGAGCGCTACGGCCCGGGCTCGACGGGATGGCGTTCGTCCGCGTGCCCGTGAACCTCACTGCGCCCGGACAGACGCGGGTCGAGGTTTCCGCTACCGAGCTACGGCACGTCCTCGAATTGCCGCGTCGTCCCCCGACTCCGCCCGAAACACCGCCGAGCGGAGGCTGCGGTACTTGA
- a CDS encoding cytochrome c peroxidase: MNGRPHVRSSPVAPLSIMLITAALAAYAEEPAPPVPPVGHAVQPTSKGQALAGQRFFDMALSGTNGRACASCHPESEHTTLRPASVAARLAQNPGDPLFNAIDADDPGASTLTYEHMKRGLIRITLPLPDNMDLLDSAGNVITPPDRTVSVWRGVPSVANVSYTAPFQFDGREATLQELALSALKTHSQLSHAMGPGKLDLIAAYASSIFSSNRAAQVAAQVAAGVPISSIQSPEDGMPLTAAQARGKAVFQTVCARCHGGATGNVIPDRAVLDSFFFELDHNGNVVYEVTPDGPVPVVNTPPDNNFMALGVTTLTYLGQIGARQGLLTNEVEMPRIRLRFYTDGTRTTQVTDLPPIPVTASGDPFDLNPAIDPATGAPITGPDFVPQWWSTDPGRCLISGSPRDFESFDIPQLRGVAHTAPYFHDNSHSTLAQVINTYSRSILPNVPTLNMPAIHPPEAPGLPAEALSQQQKADLLAFLAVY, encoded by the coding sequence ATGAACGGACGCCCCCATGTGCGCTCGTCTCCCGTCGCTCCCCTCAGCATCATGCTGATCACCGCGGCGCTTGCCGCCTACGCCGAGGAGCCGGCTCCCCCCGTCCCGCCGGTGGGGCACGCCGTCCAGCCCACCTCGAAAGGCCAGGCCCTCGCCGGCCAGCGCTTTTTCGACATGGCACTCTCCGGGACCAACGGCCGCGCCTGCGCCAGCTGTCACCCCGAGAGCGAGCACACCACGCTGCGCCCAGCCAGCGTCGCCGCGCGCCTCGCGCAAAACCCCGGCGATCCCCTATTCAACGCGATCGACGCCGACGATCCCGGCGCCTCCACCCTCACCTACGAGCACATGAAGAGGGGGCTCATCCGCATCACCCTCCCGCTGCCCGACAATATGGACCTCCTCGACAGCGCGGGGAACGTGATCACGCCGCCGGACCGCACCGTCTCCGTGTGGCGGGGAGTGCCGTCGGTGGCGAACGTCTCCTACACAGCGCCCTTCCAGTTCGACGGGCGCGAGGCCACGCTGCAAGAGCTGGCCCTCAGCGCCCTCAAGACTCACAGCCAGCTCTCGCACGCCATGGGCCCCGGCAAGCTCGACCTGATCGCCGCCTACGCGAGCTCTATCTTCAGCTCCAATCGCGCCGCCCAGGTGGCCGCCCAAGTCGCGGCCGGCGTCCCCATCTCTAGCATCCAGAGCCCCGAGGACGGCATGCCCCTGACGGCCGCGCAAGCGCGCGGCAAGGCGGTCTTCCAGACGGTCTGCGCCAGATGCCACGGCGGGGCGACCGGCAACGTCATCCCCGACCGCGCGGTTCTAGATTCGTTTTTCTTCGAACTCGATCACAACGGCAACGTCGTCTACGAGGTCACCCCCGACGGCCCTGTGCCGGTGGTCAACACTCCGCCCGACAACAACTTCATGGCCCTCGGGGTCACGACCCTCACCTATCTCGGGCAGATCGGCGCCCGCCAGGGGCTGCTCACCAACGAGGTGGAGATGCCCCGCATCCGCCTGCGCTTCTACACAGACGGGACCCGGACCACCCAGGTCACCGACCTTCCGCCCATCCCGGTGACCGCCAGCGGTGACCCCTTCGACCTCAATCCCGCCATCGACCCGGCGACCGGAGCACCCATCACCGGCCCCGACTTCGTCCCCCAGTGGTGGTCGACCGACCCGGGACGCTGCCTCATCTCCGGAAGCCCCAGGGACTTCGAGTCGTTCGACATTCCCCAGCTCCGCGGCGTCGCCCACACCGCGCCCTACTTCCACGACAACAGCCATTCCACCTTGGCGCAGGTCATCAACACCTACAGCCGCTCCATCCTCCCCAACGTCCCCACGCTCAACATGCCTGCCATCCATCCGCCGGAGGCCCCGGGGCTGCCCGCCGAGGCCCTGTCTCAACAACAGAAGGCCGACCTTCTGGCGTTCCTCGCCGTCTATTGA
- a CDS encoding SAM-dependent methyltransferase: MAKKASRTAELAALARASMHREPALRGPDDVAVRFLSAPLKVLVSVEPLRRAALRLYTKLMPGSYAFVGARTWVFDSFIQQELRGGARQVVVLGAGYDTRAYRFAEELRAAGACVFEVDAPATSRLKQDRVRRLFGSLPPEVAYVQVDFERDSLEERLTAAGYSTTARTAFLWEGVTYYLQQSAVEQVLRFVRERSGPGSAIIFDLLHRGIVEGSDVSFGAQQQRRYVQRKGEPFIFGLDPEELPAFLARHGMGLEEVVKADEMEARYFTRAPKDSTPYRLASFNAIAVARAKG, encoded by the coding sequence ATGGCGAAGAAGGCGAGCCGAACCGCGGAGCTGGCGGCGCTGGCCCGGGCATCGATGCACCGCGAGCCGGCGCTTCGGGGGCCCGACGACGTAGCCGTCCGCTTTCTTTCCGCGCCCCTGAAAGTGCTCGTCTCGGTGGAGCCGCTGCGGCGAGCGGCGTTGAGGCTCTACACAAAGCTGATGCCGGGCTCGTACGCCTTCGTGGGCGCGCGCACCTGGGTCTTCGATAGCTTCATCCAGCAGGAGCTGCGGGGCGGTGCACGGCAGGTGGTGGTGCTCGGCGCGGGCTACGACACGCGCGCCTACCGCTTCGCCGAGGAGCTGCGCGCGGCGGGAGCCTGCGTGTTCGAGGTGGATGCCCCCGCCACCTCGCGACTGAAGCAGGACAGGGTGCGGCGGCTCTTCGGCTCACTTCCGCCGGAGGTCGCCTACGTTCAGGTGGACTTCGAGCGGGACTCCCTCGAGGAGCGCCTCACCGCGGCTGGCTATTCGACCACGGCCAGGACGGCCTTCCTCTGGGAAGGGGTGACGTACTACCTGCAGCAGTCGGCGGTGGAACAGGTGCTCCGGTTCGTCCGCGAGCGGTCGGGGCCGGGCAGCGCCATCATCTTCGACCTTCTCCACCGGGGCATCGTGGAGGGAAGCGACGTCTCCTTCGGCGCCCAGCAGCAGCGCCGCTACGTGCAGCGCAAGGGCGAGCCTTTCATCTTCGGCCTGGACCCGGAGGAGCTGCCCGCCTTCCTGGCGCGACATGGCATGGGGCTCGAGGAAGTGGTGAAGGCCGACGAGATGGAGGCCCGCTACTTCACGCGGGCCCCGAAGGACTCAACGCCGTACCGGCTGGCCAGCTTCAACGCAATTGCAGTAGCGCGAGCGAAGGGCTGA
- a CDS encoding GNAT family N-acetyltransferase, giving the protein MRQKITGFHLDSEGHWVADLECGHRQHMRHDPPWTMRPWILTEEGRRSRLGVELECKRCDEAGRVVAEAVREALKTASLQAYEDGGLSGLCAEGRWELAVDALGTTDLLPVIRRALAPSPRGRAIETPRMILRPIRPEDASAVQRLAGEREVAAGIPHPFEDGMAEAWLASLNARAHVFALCRPDSGELMGVAGLMEAGEERPHTAELSYWLGRAHWGQGLGTEAAQALVRYGFETLGLESIHANCFSRNPGARRVLEKVGFRHMGHKPRALRHLGQDEDLELFILERRHE; this is encoded by the coding sequence ATGAGGCAGAAAATCACAGGCTTCCATCTCGACTCGGAAGGCCACTGGGTTGCCGACCTCGAATGTGGCCACCGGCAGCACATGCGCCATGACCCGCCGTGGACGATGCGCCCCTGGATTCTCACGGAGGAGGGACGGCGCAGCCGCCTGGGCGTCGAACTCGAGTGCAAACGCTGTGACGAGGCCGGGCGCGTGGTCGCCGAGGCGGTACGCGAGGCGCTGAAGACTGCATCCCTGCAGGCGTACGAAGACGGCGGGCTGAGCGGCCTCTGCGCCGAGGGCCGATGGGAGCTGGCCGTGGACGCGCTCGGGACGACCGACCTGCTCCCCGTCATCCGCCGCGCGCTCGCACCCAGTCCCCGGGGCCGCGCCATCGAAACGCCCCGCATGATTCTCCGCCCCATCCGTCCGGAAGACGCCAGCGCGGTCCAACGGCTAGCGGGGGAGCGCGAGGTCGCGGCGGGAATCCCGCATCCGTTCGAGGACGGCATGGCGGAAGCCTGGCTCGCTTCGTTGAACGCGCGCGCCCACGTCTTCGCGCTCTGCCGTCCTGACTCCGGCGAGCTCATGGGCGTGGCGGGACTGATGGAGGCCGGGGAAGAGCGCCCCCATACGGCCGAGCTGTCCTACTGGCTCGGCCGTGCACACTGGGGACAGGGCCTGGGCACGGAGGCGGCACAGGCGCTCGTCCGCTACGGCTTCGAGACGCTCGGGCTGGAGTCCATTCACGCCAACTGCTTCTCGCGCAACCCCGGCGCCCGGCGTGTGCTGGAGAAGGTCGGCTTTCGGCACATGGGCCACAAGCCGCGAGCGCTCCGTCATCTGGGCCAGGACGAGGACCTCGAGCTCTTCATCCTGGAGCGAAGGCATGAATGA
- a CDS encoding DUF1552 domain-containing protein: protein MLTRRALLKSAAAMGLFAPLYREALAQTAKPMRLVLVLECNGIYPEAFLSSGTRAALGSRIGTRHNFLDVYPETPLLRMGDDLSSALCLGPLAGGSGALSLENRAAVLLGLSSMIAGGGHSSGTGALSCAVNGSAATLDAVLAPKLKGTAPFDAIRLGTSSASTPIVYETCAYGPRKPAGILVNPMLAYSTIFGSLSAGSAVGQERRMLFDFAREDVKAALGTFKGNSNERLKLERYLASLEALRARESQLQAMAAQVTPLLPPHPSVNPLLQGSSTPPDNLKWLEAQFEIATTALLGGLTNLVVLAAGTSGFDVAYDPSIASVGRHDLQHGIDNAANWTGIAAVTRKHVALVAKLARALAATPELHASGSMLDHTVIVFMSDNGEQHHSESREWPKLVLGGNALGLKTDGRTVVYPAEGKTRNRQVSNLFNTLGHAAGDSSFNTFGAEGPTRIAEGPLSELLG, encoded by the coding sequence ATGCTGACCCGACGCGCGTTGCTCAAGTCCGCGGCGGCCATGGGACTGTTCGCGCCGCTCTACCGCGAGGCGCTTGCCCAGACGGCGAAGCCCATGCGGCTGGTGCTGGTGCTGGAGTGCAATGGCATCTATCCCGAGGCGTTCCTGTCCAGTGGGACTCGCGCGGCCCTCGGCTCGAGGATTGGCACACGGCACAACTTCCTCGACGTGTATCCCGAGACGCCGTTGCTGCGCATGGGCGATGACCTCTCCAGCGCGCTGTGCCTGGGGCCGCTCGCCGGAGGCAGCGGAGCGCTGTCCCTCGAGAACCGGGCGGCGGTGTTGCTCGGGCTGTCGTCGATGATTGCCGGAGGTGGGCACTCCTCGGGGACGGGAGCGCTGAGCTGCGCGGTGAATGGCTCGGCCGCCACCCTCGATGCGGTGCTGGCGCCGAAGCTCAAGGGCACCGCGCCCTTCGATGCCATCCGACTTGGCACCAGCTCCGCGAGCACCCCCATCGTCTACGAGACGTGTGCGTACGGTCCGCGCAAGCCCGCCGGCATCCTGGTGAATCCGATGCTCGCGTACAGCACGATTTTCGGCTCGCTCTCGGCCGGCTCGGCGGTGGGACAGGAGCGGCGGATGCTCTTCGACTTCGCGCGTGAGGACGTGAAGGCCGCGCTGGGAACTTTCAAAGGCAACTCCAACGAGCGCCTGAAGCTGGAGCGGTACCTGGCCTCGCTCGAGGCGCTGCGTGCGAGGGAGTCGCAGTTGCAGGCAATGGCGGCGCAGGTGACGCCGCTGTTGCCTCCCCACCCGTCCGTGAACCCGTTGCTCCAGGGAAGCAGCACCCCGCCCGACAACCTCAAGTGGCTCGAGGCGCAGTTCGAGATTGCCACCACCGCGCTGCTGGGTGGACTGACGAACCTGGTGGTGCTGGCGGCGGGGACCTCGGGATTCGACGTGGCCTATGACCCGAGCATCGCGAGCGTCGGGCGACACGACCTTCAGCACGGCATCGACAACGCGGCCAACTGGACCGGCATCGCGGCTGTCACCCGGAAGCACGTGGCGCTGGTGGCGAAGCTCGCACGTGCGCTGGCGGCGACGCCGGAGCTCCATGCGTCCGGCTCGATGCTGGACCACACGGTGATTGTCTTCATGTCCGACAATGGTGAGCAGCACCACTCGGAGTCCCGGGAGTGGCCCAAGCTCGTCCTCGGTGGCAATGCGCTGGGGCTGAAGACGGATGGACGGACGGTGGTGTACCCGGCCGAGGGCAAGACACGGAACCGCCAGGTGTCCAACCTGTTCAATACCCTGGGCCACGCAGCGGGCGATTCCAGCTTCAACACCTTCGGGGCGGAAGGACCGACGAGAATCGCCGAAGGGCCCCTGTCGGAGCTGCTCGGGTAG
- a CDS encoding DUF1588 domain-containing protein: protein MSARRIGVRACVTGILLVLGACTGSATKGPDALDGGVSSAGDGGSEESEISPNLIPQEELFACRGAASDTPTRIRRINRWQWTRNVGGSVTRGWTGFSFYDNPLDPNPRSPYGSYAADDTVDESMVEIILPIVDEYGATWAGPYTGSNRLELLREDASLRCMWDDAKPSTSCIRHYLAILLERGVMYRPARVDELDRLTAFTQSVLAQETSDGGADARTHSLSRVVTAATLMSGALFREELGTPLGNGRVELGEWELAQQLTYALGDRAPGAVPTWRYPDTSASSQGHYGDIADAARDGGIRSPQVVGSLIEQHVGGVDPTRFDLVQDFGETERPRRGEFWLSDGVANFFRQWLGYTKVEAIFKERPEATSAFDDGEVSVYRAQASAWENLLSGYYGYESTLVQQMDDFVARVVVEDTAVLQTLLTSRRYFLAATQDSGFDGNATRYTGQPYGTTAEIAATREARWRMVPATERAGVLTHPAWLASHGGNFEDDPSAVHRGKWVRENLLCGYVPPLSSVRVRAQVGPHAPDKNARARLDDATGRSECQGCHSLMNPLGYPFEIYNHAGYLRTRDHAANGGWMAPNGQSTLSNMPDPGLDGPVRDAVELSEKLAASGHVKRCFIRHAFRYFMGRDENRSDACTLARMEQAYDDHQGSFKALLSALMTSDTWTTRREPAQGE from the coding sequence ATGAGCGCTCGTCGTATCGGAGTGCGAGCTTGCGTCACCGGAATCCTGCTGGTGCTCGGCGCGTGCACGGGGTCCGCCACGAAGGGGCCGGACGCCCTGGATGGCGGAGTCTCCTCCGCTGGCGACGGCGGAAGCGAGGAGTCCGAAATCTCGCCGAACCTGATTCCCCAGGAGGAGCTCTTTGCCTGCCGCGGGGCCGCCTCCGACACCCCCACACGCATTCGCCGCATCAACCGCTGGCAGTGGACCCGCAACGTCGGCGGCTCCGTGACGCGCGGATGGACCGGCTTCAGCTTCTACGACAATCCGCTCGACCCGAATCCACGCTCTCCCTACGGCAGCTACGCCGCCGACGACACGGTCGACGAGTCCATGGTCGAAATCATCCTCCCCATCGTGGACGAGTACGGCGCGACGTGGGCCGGGCCCTACACAGGCTCGAACAGGCTCGAGCTGCTCCGCGAGGACGCGTCGTTGCGTTGCATGTGGGACGACGCGAAGCCGAGCACCTCCTGCATTCGCCACTACCTCGCCATCCTGCTCGAACGAGGCGTGATGTACCGGCCGGCGCGCGTGGATGAGCTGGACCGGTTGACCGCCTTCACCCAGTCGGTGCTCGCGCAGGAGACTTCCGACGGAGGCGCGGACGCACGGACGCACAGCCTCTCGCGCGTCGTCACCGCGGCGACCTTGATGAGCGGCGCGCTCTTCCGCGAGGAGCTGGGTACGCCGCTCGGCAACGGCCGGGTCGAGCTCGGTGAGTGGGAGCTCGCGCAGCAGCTCACCTATGCGCTGGGAGACCGAGCCCCGGGCGCGGTTCCCACCTGGAGGTACCCCGACACCTCCGCCTCCTCCCAGGGCCACTACGGAGACATCGCGGACGCGGCGCGCGACGGAGGGATTCGCTCGCCTCAGGTCGTGGGCTCGCTGATTGAGCAGCACGTCGGCGGCGTGGACCCCACCCGCTTCGACCTGGTCCAGGACTTCGGTGAGACGGAGCGTCCCCGCCGGGGCGAGTTCTGGCTCTCCGATGGCGTGGCGAACTTCTTCCGCCAATGGCTGGGCTACACGAAGGTGGAGGCCATCTTCAAGGAACGTCCGGAGGCGACCAGCGCCTTCGACGATGGGGAGGTGAGCGTCTACCGGGCACAGGCCTCGGCCTGGGAGAACCTGCTCTCCGGCTACTACGGCTACGAGTCGACGCTGGTTCAGCAGATGGACGACTTCGTCGCGCGCGTGGTGGTGGAGGACACCGCGGTGCTCCAGACGCTGCTGACCTCCCGGCGGTACTTCCTCGCCGCGACGCAGGACTCGGGCTTCGACGGCAACGCCACGCGGTATACGGGCCAGCCCTACGGCACCACCGCGGAGATTGCGGCGACGCGCGAAGCGCGCTGGCGGATGGTTCCGGCAACGGAGCGCGCGGGAGTGCTCACCCACCCGGCGTGGCTGGCCTCACATGGCGGAAACTTCGAGGACGACCCGTCCGCCGTACACCGGGGCAAGTGGGTGCGGGAGAACCTGCTCTGCGGCTATGTGCCCCCGCTCAGCTCGGTGCGCGTCAGGGCGCAGGTGGGGCCTCATGCGCCGGACAAGAACGCGCGTGCGCGCCTCGATGACGCCACCGGCAGGAGCGAGTGCCAGGGCTGTCACTCGCTGATGAACCCGCTCGGCTACCCGTTTGAAATCTACAACCACGCCGGCTACCTGCGGACGAGGGACCACGCCGCCAACGGGGGATGGATGGCTCCCAACGGGCAGTCGACGTTGAGCAACATGCCGGACCCGGGCCTGGACGGCCCCGTGCGGGATGCGGTGGAGCTCAGCGAGAAGCTCGCCGCCTCGGGCCACGTGAAGCGCTGCTTCATCCGGCACGCCTTCCGCTACTTCATGGGCCGCGACGAGAACCGGAGCGACGCCTGCACGCTGGCGCGGATGGAGCAGGCCTACGATGACCACCAGGGCTCGTTCAAGGCCCTGCTGAGCGCCCTGATGACCAGCGACACCTGGACGACGCGCCGCGAGCCGGCGCAGGGAGAGTGA
- a CDS encoding Rieske 2Fe-2S domain-containing protein yields the protein MSTSRRGFLTGVLGTGAAATVLPGCAPDVDPAPVVDVTPDAETGAVTLEVSRYPDLARVGGAVTLRQPGLKPLLVVHRTEEGFSVLDATCTHKGCPLGYDGRDVVCPCHAARFDSETGAVKLRPATAALEVVASTGVTYEAGVLTIQLGDADFPPALNGTVTLPYSEFPELRDNGGSVTGVPRGYGRPIIVSREPGGTLVAVNALCTHNRCRVGLEEDHLRCPCHGATFNLDGTMRQGPVLDGNGTRGTTPPLMTLTVTETDDGDGVIVSGLR from the coding sequence GTGAGCACATCCCGACGAGGCTTTCTGACGGGCGTGTTGGGCACGGGCGCAGCGGCCACGGTGCTACCGGGTTGCGCGCCGGACGTGGACCCGGCTCCGGTGGTGGACGTGACGCCGGACGCGGAGACGGGCGCTGTCACTCTCGAGGTGTCGCGCTACCCGGACCTGGCGCGCGTGGGCGGAGCGGTGACGCTGCGCCAGCCGGGCCTCAAGCCGCTGCTGGTGGTGCACCGGACGGAGGAGGGGTTCTCCGTGCTGGACGCCACGTGTACGCACAAGGGCTGTCCACTGGGCTACGACGGCAGGGACGTGGTGTGCCCGTGCCACGCGGCGCGCTTCGACTCGGAGACCGGCGCGGTGAAGCTGCGCCCCGCCACGGCGGCGCTGGAGGTGGTCGCTTCCACGGGCGTGACCTATGAAGCCGGGGTGCTGACCATCCAGCTCGGCGACGCGGATTTCCCTCCGGCGCTGAACGGAACGGTGACGCTGCCCTACAGCGAGTTCCCCGAGCTGCGCGACAACGGAGGGTCGGTGACGGGAGTTCCCCGGGGCTACGGGCGGCCCATCATCGTCTCGCGGGAGCCGGGCGGAACCCTGGTGGCCGTGAACGCGTTGTGCACGCATAACCGTTGCAGGGTGGGCCTCGAAGAGGACCATCTCCGCTGCCCCTGCCATGGCGCCACGTTCAATCTGGATGGCACCATGCGCCAGGGGCCGGTGTTGGACGGGAATGGAACCCGGGGCACCACGCCTCCCTTGATGACGCTCACCGTCACGGAGACGGATGACGGCGACGGCGTCATCGTGTCTGGCCTGCGCTGA
- a CDS encoding ATP-binding protein — protein MAGLQLTETTHPSAQAQENFDALIGLENQKQLLLEELLLLLTPDRLSKWLKRHHPKGLPLVATAQRMTPLVLLSGEVGCGKTALATSVGTPLARELGENVQALETPSDIRGTGLVGELSTRVTEAFAQARSKVGKGYGLLIIDEADDIGMSRSEQQAHHEDRAGLNVLIKQLDTLPRDKVRMAVLMITNRVNALDPAIRRRAALTLEFTRPGQLERQRLFEHLLRGSAHSSADVETLVRQSTSEVPYSYSDLMHRVARAAMLECLRRNEPFGPTGLMAALARVAPSPMMAP, from the coding sequence ATGGCTGGGTTGCAACTCACGGAAACGACTCACCCGTCGGCTCAGGCACAGGAAAACTTCGACGCGCTTATTGGCCTGGAGAACCAGAAGCAACTGCTGCTTGAGGAATTGCTCCTGCTACTGACTCCGGACCGTCTTTCCAAATGGCTCAAGCGCCACCACCCCAAAGGGCTTCCCCTCGTGGCGACCGCGCAGCGAATGACTCCCCTGGTGTTGCTGAGCGGCGAGGTCGGCTGTGGGAAGACCGCGCTCGCAACTTCCGTGGGCACTCCTCTGGCTCGTGAGCTGGGGGAGAACGTGCAGGCCCTGGAGACTCCCTCCGACATACGCGGTACGGGTCTTGTTGGAGAACTTTCGACGAGGGTGACCGAGGCATTCGCCCAGGCCAGGTCCAAGGTGGGGAAGGGTTATGGCCTGCTCATCATTGATGAGGCAGACGACATCGGCATGAGCCGCTCAGAGCAGCAGGCACATCACGAGGACCGTGCGGGGCTCAACGTACTCATCAAGCAATTGGACACACTTCCACGGGACAAGGTCCGCATGGCGGTGCTGATGATCACCAACAGGGTGAACGCACTTGACCCGGCCATCCGGCGCCGAGCCGCCTTGACGCTTGAGTTCACCCGACCTGGTCAACTCGAGCGCCAGCGCCTGTTCGAACACTTGCTCCGGGGAAGCGCCCATTCCTCTGCTGACGTGGAGACCCTGGTCCGGCAGAGCACGAGCGAGGTTCCCTACTCATACTCAGACCTCATGCATCGGGTTGCCCGCGCCGCCATGCTGGAGTGCCTGCGTCGCAATGAGCCCTTCGGCCCCACAGGGCTGATGGCCGCGCTAGCACGGGTTGCGCCCTCGCCCATGATGGCTCCTTGA